Below is a window of Longimicrobiaceae bacterium DNA.
CCGCACCTGGCGTGTAAAGAGCGCATATGGGGGACTGGCGCGCCGTCGATCCGGCGTTAGATTACCGCCACCTCGCCCCGCCCCTCCCCAGTCCATCCCCGCCGTCCATTCGATGTCGAGCGAAGCCGTCCAGAGGCTGATCTCCCTCGTCGGGCTCCTCGCGCAGCTCGGGGGCGCCCTGCTCCTCATCGCGCTCTTCGCCCTCCTCTTCCGCCACGGCCGCAGGCGGCGCTACTTCCTGTACTGGGGCCGGGCGTGGCTGGCGCTGGCCTTCGCGCTGAGCGTCCTGGTGGTCCGCTACCTCCTCCTGCCGGGATACCTCGCCGAGCGCGAGCTGATGGAGCCGGCGCTGCACCTGGCCTACCAGGCCGGGGAGCTGCTCCACCTGGCCCTCCTGGTGGCGGGGACCGTGGCGTACTGCTCCGGCTTCCGGGTCCGGGAAGGGGCCCCGTACGCCCTGGCGGCGATCGGGGCCATCTCCCTCCTCTCCGTTGCGCTGTCGCGGGACCTGACGGGGGTCCTGCTCTGGCAGAGCGTCGCCGCCGTGGGCGCGCTGGCGTACTGCAGCGCACGGTTCCTCCGGCTCCCTCCCTCGCGCCGCTCGCTGGGGAGCCGCGCCATCGGCGCCGCGTTCGGGATCATGGCCGCGCACCGGGCGGTGTACACGGCCGCGTTCGGCCTCTCGGCGCAGCTCGCCGCGCGCTCCGGCCCGCTCGGGCAGGTGGTGCAGTACGGCCCCTACTTCGACCTGCTCTTCCAGGTGCTGCTGGGGTACGGGATGGTGGTGCTGCTGATGGAGGACGCCAAGCGCGAGGTGGACGACGCCCACGCGGAGCTGGCGGTGGCGCACGACCGTCTCCGGCGCGACTCGCTGTACGACGCGCTCACCGGCTGCCTGAACCGCCGCGCCTTCCTGGAGCAGGTGGCGCTGGAGGAGGTGCGGGCCAGCTTCGGGACGGTGGTGATGGTCGACCTGGACAACCTGAAGACGGTCAACGACACGCTCGGCCACCGGGCCGGCGACGACCTGCTCCGGGCCGCGGCCGAGGTGCTGCGGCAGGCCACCCGGCCCAAGGACCGCCTCTTCCGCTGGGGAGGCGACGAGTTCCTGCTGCTGATGCCGGGGGCGCGCGCCGGGGTGGTGCAGCCGCTGCTGCAGGAGCGGATCACGCGGGCCGCCGGGGAAGCGCAGACCGGCTCCGTCCGCCTGCTGCTCAGCCTGGGGAGCGCCGACTACGAGGACGCCGAGGGGCTGGAGGCGGCGATCCGGGCAGCCGACGAGGCCATGTACGCGCAGAAGGCGCTCCGGAAGCAGCCCGCGGAGGAGCTGTCGGCGCGGTCGTAGCCTCCGCGCGGAGGTCGCGCGGTCACCCCTCTCCCTCCAGCGGGATCCGGCGGCCGTCCTCCCCGGCGAAGAGGTGGACGGCCGCGGGGGGGATCCCCACCTCCACCGTCTCGTCCACGCGCAGGGGGAGGTCCGGCGCCGTCACGGCCACCACCCGCGCCCCGGACGCCGTGAGCAGGTGCACCGCCTGCTCGCTCCCCATGGGCTCCACCACCGCCACCTCCGCGCGCAGCGTCCCCGCCCCGCCCCCGATCTCCAGCTCGTGCGGCCGGACGCCCAGCACCGCCGCCCTCCCTGCCCCCCCGTCGGCGCAGGGCACCGGGAGCGCGAAGTCCGCGCCCCGGAAGACGCACTCCCCCCCCTCGCGCACCAGCGTCCCATCGAAGAGGTTCATCGTCGGGCTGCCGATGAACTCCGCCACGAAGCGGTTGGCGGGCCGCCGGTAGAGCGTCATCGGGGGCGCCACCTGCTGGAGCACGCCGTCGCGCAGCACCGCGACCCTGTCACCCAGCGTCATCGCCTCCACCTGGTCGTGCGTGACGTACACCATCGTGGCCCCCAGCCGGCGGTGCAGGCGCGACAGCTCGGCGCGCGTCTCCACCCGCAGCCTGGCGTCCAGGTTGGAGAGCGGCTCGTCGAGCAGGAACGCCTGCGGCTCGCGCACCAGGGCCCGCCCCAGCGCCACCCTCTGCCTCTGCCCGCCGGAGAGCTGCGCCGGCCGGCGGTCCAGCAGCGCCGCGATCCCCAGCGACTCCGCCACCGCGTCCACCCGCCGCCGGAGCTCCGCCTCCGGCGTCTTCCGCATCCGCAGCCCGAACCCCAGGTTGTCGCGCACCGTCATGTGCGGGTAGAGCGCGTAGCTCTGGAACACCATCGCGACGTCCCGGTCCTGCGGGGAAAGGCGCGTCACGTCGCGCCCGCCGATGCGGATCCGCCCCCCCGTGGGAAGCTCCAGCCCCGCGATCATCCGCAGCACGGTGGACTTCCCGCTCCCGGAGGGCCCCACCAGCACCAGGAGCTCCCCGTCCGCGACCTCCAGGCTGAGGTCCCGGGAGGCGACGTGCCCGTTGGGGTAGGTCTTGTCGAGGTGTTCCAGGTGGATCGAGGCCATGGAAGTATTCTGGTCTACCCTTTGACCGCCCCCGCGGTCAGCCCCTGCACGATCCGGCGCTGAAAGACCAGCACCAGCGCCGCCACGGGCGCGGTCGCCACCACGGCGGCGGCGAGGATCTCGCCCCAGGGCACCTGGTACTGGCCGCGGAACAGGGCGATGGCGACGGGGACGGTCTGCCGCTCCGGGCCCAGGGTGAAGGAGAGGGCGAAGAGGAACTCGTTCCAGCAGTAGATGAAGGTGAGGATCGCGGTGGTCGCCAGCCCGGGGACCGCCAGCGGGAGCACCACCCGGGTGAAGGTCTGCCAGCGGGAGGCGCCGTCGATCCGCGCCGCCTCCTCCAGGTCGCGCGGGATCTGCCGGAAGTACCCCACCAGGAGCCACACCGTGAGCGGCATAGCGAAGGTGAGGTAGGGGAGGATCAGCCCCGGGTAGGTGTCGATCAGGCGCAGCTCGCGCAGCAGCAGGAAGAGCGGGCTGACGATGGAGATCTGCGGGAACATGGTCACCGC
It encodes the following:
- a CDS encoding GGDEF domain-containing protein, translated to MSSEAVQRLISLVGLLAQLGGALLLIALFALLFRHGRRRRYFLYWGRAWLALAFALSVLVVRYLLLPGYLAERELMEPALHLAYQAGELLHLALLVAGTVAYCSGFRVREGAPYALAAIGAISLLSVALSRDLTGVLLWQSVAAVGALAYCSARFLRLPPSRRSLGSRAIGAAFGIMAAHRAVYTAAFGLSAQLAARSGPLGQVVQYGPYFDLLFQVLLGYGMVVLLMEDAKREVDDAHAELAVAHDRLRRDSLYDALTGCLNRRAFLEQVALEEVRASFGTVVMVDLDNLKTVNDTLGHRAGDDLLRAAAEVLRQATRPKDRLFRWGGDEFLLLMPGARAGVVQPLLQERITRAAGEAQTGSVRLLLSLGSADYEDAEGLEAAIRAADEAMYAQKALRKQPAEELSARS
- a CDS encoding ABC transporter ATP-binding protein; this translates as MASIHLEHLDKTYPNGHVASRDLSLEVADGELLVLVGPSGSGKSTVLRMIAGLELPTGGRIRIGGRDVTRLSPQDRDVAMVFQSYALYPHMTVRDNLGFGLRMRKTPEAELRRRVDAVAESLGIAALLDRRPAQLSGGQRQRVALGRALVREPQAFLLDEPLSNLDARLRVETRAELSRLHRRLGATMVYVTHDQVEAMTLGDRVAVLRDGVLQQVAPPMTLYRRPANRFVAEFIGSPTMNLFDGTLVREGGECVFRGADFALPVPCADGGAGRAAVLGVRPHELEIGGGAGTLRAEVAVVEPMGSEQAVHLLTASGARVVAVTAPDLPLRVDETVEVGIPPAAVHLFAGEDGRRIPLEGEG
- a CDS encoding carbohydrate ABC transporter permease, whose product is MRGGGGRWAAAATLALLVAFAAFPFAWALVASFTPEAELFEGGGVWPRALVADHYRALFDTRDFWIPIRNSLVVAGVTTIFCVVVGALAAYALARLDFPGKAPILGFILAVTMFPQISIVSPLFLLLRELRLIDTYPGLILPYLTFAMPLTVWLLVGYFRQIPRDLEEAARIDGASRWQTFTRVVLPLAVPGLATTAILTFIYCWNEFLFALSFTLGPERQTVPVAIALFRGQYQVPWGEILAAAVVATAPVAALVLVFQRRIVQGLTAGAVKG